The following nucleotide sequence is from Tachyglossus aculeatus isolate mTacAcu1 chromosome 11, mTacAcu1.pri, whole genome shotgun sequence.
ctgggaagccctcttggaggagatgtgcttcaaatGTGCTTCAGTCAAGGAGAtgcgagaagcaatgtggctcagtggaaagagcccagacttgggagtcagaggtcatgggttctaatcctagctccgccacttaccagctgtgtgactttgggcaagtcacttaacttctctgcgcctcagttacctcatctgtaaaatggggattaaaagtgtaagccccacctgggatgacctgattaccttgtatctaccacagcacttacaaaagttctcagcaggtagtaagtgcttaacaaatatcattattattattattattattattattattattaaataaggctttgaagatggggagagtcattgtctgatggatttgaggagagagggcgttccaggccagaggcaggatgtgggccaggggtcggaggtgagttaggaaagatcaaggtacagtgagaacattagcattagaggagtgaagtatgcctcctgggttgtagaggagagaaatgaggtgaggtaggaggggacaaggtgatggggtgctttaaagccggtggtgaggaatttttgtttgatacagaggtgaataggcaacctctagagatttttgaggaggggggatgacacgtcctgaacgtttgtgtagaaagatgatctaggAAGCGGAAtggagtatagactggagtgggtagagacaggaggttgggaggtcagcaagggggctgatgcagtaatctaggcagaataggatgagtgattatattaatgtggtagcagttgggtgcagaggaaagggcagattttagtggttaGGAATACTGTATCTGAAGAGCAAGGTTTACGCAAGGGAAACACTATGATACACTGACCTATCAGCtccaaaacttgtctgctgtgtgctgcaagtcccttcacttctctgtctcaaaaCATTGCCTACCcaactccgtatcaaacagaaagtcctcaccattggctttgaagcactccatcaccttgtcccctcttacctcacctcacttctctcctccttcaacccagccctcacacttcactcctcggatgctatccttctcactgtgcctccatctctcctgtcttgccgtggatccctggcccacgtcctacctctggcctggaacaccctccctcttcaaatctgcctgacaattactctccctgccttcaaagccttactgaaggcacatctcctgcaagaggctttcccagacgaagccccacttttcctcgtctcccactctcttctgcgtcacccagacTTACTCCCttactcccctctccccgcccacagcacttatatgtatatctgtaattttttttatttatattgatgtctgtttatgtgtattgatgtctgtctcccccctctggactgtgaacttgttgtgggcagggattgtcactctttattgctgtatttcccaagcagtcagtatagtgctctgtatacagtaagcactcgataaatacaattgaatgaatgaaaatgaatgaatagcttggctggaaggaggagagggcagagttaaagcagttgAGGGTGAGTTTAAGATGGGCAAGGTTGGCCTGCTGTCTGGATTTCTGGCAGCAGTGCTTCGTGGCTGAAAccaagagcagaggaagcatatCGTGGAGGTGTTCCAGTTCTGCGTATCGGTGGTACGAAATTGACAGAGGGTTAGGGGAATCAGGGAAGGGAGTTTAGTGGACAGGGTGGACTTGAGGCCAAGGATTTGTCCATCAAGAAGAGGTAGGTTTGGTATGGAAACCAAATGGGACACAAGGACAGGGGAAAATTGGAATGGGTCAAGAAATCAGAGGTCCCTGTGGAGGAATAGACCTGTTTTGCAGAGCAGTTTATAGCTGTGGCTTACTGCTGTAAGGCAGGCAAGGTGTGCTAAGGATCGGTCTCTTCAgacatctcccccaccctcccaaatGTCCCATTCAGCTCATTCCCAAATGTCCCAATCCAGCTGCACTGGGGACTTTCTTTCAGAAAGGTTAGAGAAAGGCCCATCTGTCCCCAAACAGGAAGTGGGTTGGgtctattatggtacttgttaagcgcttattatgtgtcaaacactgttcgaagcctggggtatgtacaaattggacacagtccctgtcccacatgaggttcacagtataagtaagagggagaacaggtatggaatctccattttacagatggggaaactgaagtacagataaattaagtgacttgcccaaggacatatggcagggaagtggcagagccgggataagaaaccaggtcttctgactcctaggccctcgcTTTTCCCACACAGTCAGACAAAAAGACCACCTGCAGCCCAAGAGCAGCATCTGCCCATCACTGATGTCCACATGGTCACAAAGTCTGCCAGCAGAGCATTTATTGATTCACAGATCAAAGGGAAATAAAAGACAATAGTTGCGGTTTTTCCCAAATGGCCCCTGAAAAGCGAACTGAAACCTCTGAGAGATCAGAAATTAAAAAGGAAGAATTCTAGTCAACTTATCACCCCTGCTTCATAATCAAGGAGTGAATGAGAAAATAGCGTATCTTGCGAACTGCTCCTCCAGAGTTGAAGATTAGCCTTGTTCCAACAGGATTCTTAGATTTGTTCCTCAACTTCTTGCATCTGGGATGAAACTACTTTACCATCCACAGTGTCTTCCACAATTGTTTTGATTTTTCTGGTTTTGTTGGAGTCTAAAGGtgaaatagcaaaaaaaaaaaagagttctaAAGAAGGTACTCTTtaaagggttagggttaaagtaCTAATGGCTGGCTTCATTAGAGTGTAAGTATCCTATGAacagggaacagtgctttgtgttaCTTTCACATTTCCCAAGTGATGTATTATTGCACTCAGTTggctattaataaatactattactacaactcaaGCTTTCCAAGTAGGCTGACCGATTCTGGTGAATTCAGGCCTGAAATTTATAACCCAAGCTCACATTGCTTTCCACGTGTAAGGGGAAAACAGTCTTCCCAACAAACACATGGCTGAATGCAGTACCATGTGTGCTTGCCTGGGATGAAATGGTGTGTTTAAACATTAAGATGTAAGTAAAAAAGGGAAAATCAGACATTTTTTGGTCAGAAAGACCCTTGACAGAGTCCCAGTCGAAGATGAGCTGAAGTTCACAGTGCAGGTTGGAAAACTGAACGGTCCAGTGATGAGGATAAGGGCCAAAGAGGGTCTTGTTTTTCTGTTGTTCACCTTCCAGACCCGAATCTGTCTTCGTGCCCACAGAGatcggatggaaaggaaaggcagTTCGAGGATCCGACTCACCTTTGGAAGAATCAAGGGACTGAGCCGGGGAAACTGAGCCTTCTGGGGGCAAGGTTTCATCCAAAGAGTCTCTGGGAAGGAAACAAAGAGGTTCTTGTCAGCTGGAGCTTTCTAGGATCAGGGAGCCAGTGGGAAAATGCTCCACTTGGAGGggtagtgtggccttgtggaaagagcatgggcctaggtgtcagaggacctgagttctaatcctgactcttccacttgtctgctgtgttccttggactagtcacttcccttctctctgcctcactttccccactGGGAAATTGGGAatcaatacctggtcttcctcctctttagactgtgagctttatgtagaacagggacagggttgatctgattatcttgattctatcccagcacttaaaaaagtgctACACAACTAGTAAGGGCTTAGGAAATATCATGATTATCAATATTAATTCTTAAAAGTAGAGAAAAATGTAATgtccagaaaaaaaatcattagcTCCCTTGGccagtatgtaataataataataataatggaattaattaagcgcttattatgtgcaaggcactgttctaagcactggggaggttacaaggtgatcagaatgtcccacagggggctctcagtcttaatccccattttacagatgaggtaactgaggcacagaaaagttaagtgacttgcccaaagtcacacagctgacaattggcagagccagaatttgagcctgtgacctctgactccaaagcccgggctctttccactgagtcatgttgcttcgctcgtgggttcaaatcccggctctgccagttgtcagctgtgtgactttgggcaagtcacttaacttctctatgcctcagttacctcaactgtaaaatggggatcaagactgtgagctccacgtgggacaacctgatcaccttgtatcctccccagcacttagaacagtgctttgcacatagtaagcgcttaacaaataccattattattattattattattattattattattattattattgtctcagtAAAGAGAGCCTCCCAGCCCCCTAggtataaatgactgaatgaccagTCAGTGACTTGTGTCTAAGGTAGCACAGTACAGTGAGGagaccccattttccctccctccccctccatcaagTTCAGGAGGCATTGACTCCAGGGTCCAATTCAGCTCTGGCCCCAGTCAGAGGTGCGTGTGCGGAGGAGATTTAAGGCATAGAAGGATTTTTCAGCTTCACTCACTTCCCTGCCCCCATATTCATGCCACTTCAGGAAGATGCTTATGAAAGCATCCGTAATCTTAATTACCCGGCCAGTTCCCCCTCCAGCAGGTGGAAATAGGTCTGTATCTCCGTCTCCAGCCTGGCCTTGATGTTGAGCAGTTGCTGATACTCTGAATTCTGGCACTCCATGTCTGCTCGGACTTGGCTGAGCTGGGCCTCCACGTTGCCAATCTGGCATTGCATCTGGGACAGCTGGGAGCAATAGCCTCCCTCGGTTTCTGCCAAAGTGTCTTCGAGGGATTTTTTCTAGGAATTGGTGGATAATTATATTATAGACTCAGGGAGGcagtgggtcatcatcatcattatcactaacaGCAAATACTGAACATCTTCTACGTAAGGAGCATGGGAGAGAAGAAGTCATCAAGGTTAGAGAAGGGAGAATTAGGGTGTTGGATAGTTTGCCCTGGGatactggggagagtcagggacgggGGTGGTGGATGGTCCATTTTGGGTTACTGGGGAGATTCAaggatggaaagaggagagttagagtgttggatggtccattctgGGCCACTACGGAGAATTGGGGGTGGAGAGTGGAGAATTAAGGGTATTAGAGAGGCCTTGTTGGGTTactggagagagtcagggatggagagcagggagttaggggtgttggatggtccaacTGTTACCATGAAGTTGGATGTCCAGGAGGACAACCCACACATGATTTGACTAAAAGTCTCTTGCCACTGTCAGAGTCCTGGGATGGATGGACTGAGCATTTCCCAGCAACATTACTCTTCATCTTATATTCTTACAAGGGAAACCTCTGGTTACAAAGTATTTCTTTCTGggcaaatttctgtttgataggtAGGGTAGAGAGAATCTCTGGGCTGCTTAAAGGAGTTTCCCGTCAGGAGTCCAGAGTAATGGTTTTCTCATGTaaaattgctgtgggcagggaatgtgtctgttgctgtgttgtactctcccaagtggttagtacagtgttttgcacacagtaagcgctcagtaaatacgactgaatgaatgaaagttacagGGAGAAGCGGCCTCCCCAGCTTCTCACAATGGCCAGCTGAGACTGGAGGTCGATCTCCAGGTTCTGTAAAGTCCGCCGCAGATCCGTGACCTCGCTCCGGCTTGACTGGAGTTGTTCGCTGTGGGTGCTGATCTCTTTCTTCAGGTCTCCACTCTGCAATACCCAAGGAGAGAAAGCACACACTGTGGTGTGGTGTCTTTGGCCCCTGCACTCGGATCTGGGGAGGGTTGAAGTTCATTCAGTAAGGCAGATGGCTCTGTTTACCTTTTCGATGAACCAAGCTTCAGCCTCTTTACGGTTCTGCTCAGCAATCGCTTCGTACTGGCCCCTCATATCATTCAGGAGCTTGGTGAGGTCAATCCCGGGAGCAGCGTCCATCTCCACATTGACCTGGCCAGGGCCTTCAGTTTGGAAACTAGGGAGCTCCTGGAGAGAGTGAATCATATGAGTGATTTTCCTTGGGGATCAAGAAATTGTTTTTTGTCCCTCAGATTCCTCTGTAGTCACCTTTCCCATTCCTGCCCTGTTTCTCTGAGTGTGGACTTGGTgaccacaatcagtcaatcaattaatactatttattgagtatctacagtgtgcagagcattgcaatcttgggagagcacggtagaaCCAGTcagcatgaaccctgccctcaagaagcttatactttaatgagaaagatattaaaacaaTTTAAGgtaggatgaagaggaaaagggaatatGGAGATGAATGAGTGCTTAAGAATTAGGGTTTGTAAGCTGATATATATAGATGTGCAC
It contains:
- the LOC119934674 gene encoding keratin, type I cytoskeletal 12-like, with translation MLQRRERAFGDEKVWTCQGRHPLPQVQALEEANTELEGKIRDWYEAQGPGAIALGTGSDFTKYNPTIEELRNKIISATIKNAQMVLQIDNAQLAADDFRLKYESELALRQSVEADINGLRHVLDELTLARADLEMQIESLNEELIYLRKNHEEELPSFQTEGPGQVNVEMDAAPGIDLTKLLNDMRGQYEAIAEQNRKEAEAWFIEKSGDLKKEISTHSEQLQSSRSEVTDLRRTLQNLEIDLQSQLAIKKSLEDTLAETEGGYCSQLSQMQCQIGNVEAQLSQVRADMECQNSEYQQLLNIKARLETEIQTYFHLLEGELAGDSLDETLPPEGSVSPAQSLDSSKDSNKTRKIKTIVEDTVDGKVVSSQMQEVEEQI